The Streptomyces sp. NBC_00440 genome contains a region encoding:
- a CDS encoding sugar porter family MFS transporter, translating into MAETAPLTDAPQRGGKAVGISIAAAVGGFLFGFDSSVINGAVDALGSHFHLGTFLSGFVVSIALLGCAVGAWYAGRLADSWGRRRVMVLGAVMFIISSVGSATAFSVADLMVWRVVGGLAIGVASVIAPAYISEVAPAKGRGALGSLQQLAITVGQLVVLSSNKGLAGAAGGASQNLWFGMAAWRWMFLVGVIPALVYGLLAMLIPESPRYLVLKGEYGKAAGVLQRVTGESDPEGKVEEIRETLDKEHRSTFADIRGKRFGLHPLVWVGIIMAAFQQLVGINAIFYYSTTLWKSVGFSESSSFTTSVITAGINVVMTVVAMLFVDRVGRRRLLTVGSLGMFLSLLLTAVAFSQQHGSGDHVSLPSPYGPLALVGANAFVVFFALSWGPILWIMLAEMFPNRMRAMALAIGTASNWVFNFIVTFAFEPMTRQVGLSWLYGTFAFFALASFFFVRGKVPETKQRELESMTGETYQRPPAARAPSA; encoded by the coding sequence ATGGCGGAGACGGCTCCCCTCACAGACGCACCCCAACGTGGCGGTAAAGCTGTAGGCATCTCCATTGCCGCCGCGGTCGGCGGTTTTCTTTTCGGCTTCGACTCGTCCGTCATCAACGGCGCGGTCGACGCACTGGGCTCACATTTCCATCTCGGCACGTTCCTCTCCGGCTTTGTCGTCTCCATCGCTCTGCTGGGCTGCGCGGTAGGTGCCTGGTACGCGGGGCGGCTGGCGGACAGCTGGGGACGCCGGCGTGTGATGGTGCTGGGCGCGGTGATGTTCATCATCAGCTCCGTGGGGTCGGCCACCGCCTTCTCCGTGGCCGACCTCATGGTGTGGCGGGTGGTCGGCGGGCTGGCCATCGGCGTCGCCTCCGTGATCGCACCGGCGTACATCTCCGAGGTGGCGCCCGCGAAGGGGCGCGGCGCTCTGGGGTCCCTGCAGCAGCTGGCGATCACCGTCGGCCAGCTGGTGGTGCTCAGCTCCAACAAGGGCCTGGCCGGCGCCGCGGGCGGCGCCTCGCAGAACCTGTGGTTCGGCATGGCGGCCTGGCGCTGGATGTTCCTGGTCGGTGTCATCCCGGCACTGGTGTACGGCCTGCTGGCCATGCTGATCCCGGAATCGCCCCGCTACCTGGTACTGAAGGGCGAGTACGGCAAGGCGGCCGGAGTGCTCCAGCGGGTGACCGGTGAGAGCGACCCCGAGGGCAAGGTCGAGGAGATCCGGGAGACCCTGGACAAGGAGCACCGCAGTACGTTCGCCGACATCCGCGGCAAGCGGTTCGGCCTGCACCCGCTGGTCTGGGTCGGCATCATCATGGCCGCGTTCCAGCAACTGGTCGGCATCAACGCGATCTTCTACTACTCGACCACTCTCTGGAAGTCGGTCGGATTCAGCGAGTCCAGCTCGTTCACCACCTCGGTGATCACCGCGGGGATCAATGTGGTGATGACCGTGGTCGCCATGCTCTTCGTGGACCGGGTCGGCCGCCGCCGGCTGCTCACCGTCGGCTCGCTCGGCATGTTCCTGTCGCTGCTGCTCACCGCGGTGGCCTTCTCCCAGCAGCACGGCAGCGGAGACCATGTGTCGCTGCCCAGCCCCTACGGGCCGCTGGCGCTGGTGGGTGCGAACGCCTTTGTCGTCTTCTTCGCGCTCTCGTGGGGCCCGATCCTGTGGATCATGCTGGCTGAGATGTTCCCGAACCGGATGCGCGCGATGGCACTGGCCATCGGCACGGCGTCGAACTGGGTCTTCAACTTCATCGTCACCTTCGCTTTCGAGCCGATGACCCGCCAGGTCGGCCTCTCCTGGCTGTACGGCACGTTCGCCTTCTTCGCCCTGGCCTCGTTCTTCTTCGTACGCGGCAAGGTCCCGGAGACGAAGCAGCGGGAACTGGAGTCGATGACCGGCGAGACATATCAGCGCCCGCCGGCCGCGCGGGCACCGTCCGCCTAG
- a CDS encoding DUF1707 SHOCT-like domain-containing protein gives MALLPEDLTSLISDGDRDAAVERLQEAFSEGHLSSEEMDERLQTALTARTQGDLVPALAALPSGAADSTVEIEAVGGRIERGRGWRVPRTLRVESAFGKVELDLSRAVIEYPVVDIELRLGSGRARIVLPHHATVDYEGLRADWKQPVHRAPRRAATGGPHIRISGAMGYGRLKITHRRR, from the coding sequence GTGGCCCTACTGCCGGAAGACCTGACGTCACTGATTTCGGACGGCGACCGTGACGCAGCCGTCGAGCGCCTCCAGGAGGCTTTCTCCGAGGGGCACCTCTCGTCGGAGGAGATGGACGAACGCCTCCAGACGGCGCTGACCGCCAGAACACAGGGCGACTTGGTACCCGCCCTGGCCGCTCTGCCCTCCGGAGCCGCGGACAGCACCGTCGAGATCGAGGCCGTCGGCGGGCGGATCGAGCGCGGTCGTGGCTGGCGGGTGCCCCGCACTCTCAGGGTCGAGTCGGCCTTCGGCAAGGTCGAGCTCGACCTGTCGCGGGCAGTGATCGAGTACCCGGTGGTCGACATCGAGCTGCGGCTCGGCAGCGGCCGGGCCCGTATCGTGCTGCCGCACCACGCCACGGTCGACTACGAGGGACTCCGCGCCGACTGGAAACAGCCCGTCCACCGGGCCCCCCGGCGTGCCGCCACGGGCGGTCCGCACATCCGGATCTCCGGTGCCATGGGGTACGGCCGGCTGAAGATCACGCACCGCCGACGCTGA
- a CDS encoding FadR/GntR family transcriptional regulator, translated as MVRSTASEDVQARIRRLILDRGLSPGGPLPTETELTGLFGVGRVTVREALKALQALQVVEIRRGSGTFVGSLSLAPLVEGLAFRAAVRHRNGEASLYELMRVREALEAGLIDSVAASVPGEDLVVLRGIVAEMEGEAARGRIARSTDRAFHLVLYRSLGNHLLSEVLDAFWAALDQVRGDTGDGHQDPAATVAQHREIVDAVAAGDGTRARTAMRTHFDGIRERLAPGAAG; from the coding sequence GTGGTCCGCAGTACGGCGTCCGAAGACGTCCAGGCCCGTATCCGCCGGCTGATCCTGGACCGCGGCCTTTCGCCCGGCGGCCCGCTGCCCACGGAGACCGAACTGACCGGACTCTTCGGGGTCGGCCGGGTCACGGTCCGGGAGGCGCTCAAGGCGCTGCAGGCCCTGCAGGTCGTGGAGATCCGCCGCGGTTCCGGCACCTTCGTGGGCTCGCTCTCCCTGGCCCCGCTGGTGGAGGGCCTCGCGTTCCGTGCGGCGGTACGCCACCGCAACGGCGAGGCGAGCCTCTACGAACTCATGCGGGTGCGCGAGGCGTTGGAGGCCGGACTGATCGACAGCGTCGCGGCGTCGGTGCCCGGCGAGGACCTCGTGGTGCTGCGGGGGATCGTGGCGGAGATGGAGGGGGAGGCCGCGCGGGGGCGTATCGCCCGCAGTACGGACCGCGCCTTCCATCTGGTGCTGTACCGGTCCCTCGGCAACCACCTGCTCAGCGAAGTGCTCGACGCGTTCTGGGCCGCCCTCGACCAGGTGCGGGGCGACACGGGTGACGGCCACCAGGACCCGGCCGCCACGGTCGCCCAGCACCGGGAGATCGTCGACGCGGTCGCGGCGGGTGACGGCACGCGGGCCCGCACCGCGATGCGTACCCACTTCGACGGCATCAGGGAGCGGCTCGCGCCCGGTGCGGCGGGGTGA
- a CDS encoding SAM-dependent methyltransferase, whose translation MGERNGRADVRGNRANSARVYDYILGGKDHYEVDRVAAEASLRAWPGLRTSMLANRATMRRMAHWLAAEAGIRQFLDIGTGIPTEPNLHQVVQRQTPEARIVYVDNDPIVLAHADALMRSTPEGRTAYIQADMTVPDTLLADPALRETLDLDQPVGLTVIAMLQFVKDAQGLIETLMESLAPGSYLALTLATGDLAPESAALAREYTERGIPMYLRTRAEVEALFTGLDLAEPGVVPMTSWRPADGVVPPENGTNMYAGVARKP comes from the coding sequence ATGGGCGAGCGGAACGGCCGAGCGGACGTGCGGGGCAACCGGGCGAACTCTGCGCGTGTGTACGACTACATCCTGGGCGGCAAGGACCACTACGAAGTGGACCGGGTGGCTGCCGAAGCGTCGCTCCGTGCCTGGCCAGGGCTGCGGACGAGCATGCTGGCGAACCGGGCGACCATGCGGCGGATGGCCCACTGGCTGGCCGCGGAGGCCGGGATACGCCAGTTCCTGGACATCGGTACGGGCATCCCGACGGAACCCAATCTGCACCAGGTCGTCCAGCGGCAGACCCCGGAGGCGCGGATCGTCTACGTGGACAACGACCCGATCGTCCTCGCGCACGCCGACGCGCTGATGCGCAGCACCCCGGAGGGCCGGACCGCCTATATCCAGGCGGACATGACCGTCCCGGACACGCTCCTCGCCGACCCCGCCCTGCGTGAGACGCTCGATCTGGACCAGCCGGTCGGCCTCACGGTGATCGCCATGCTGCAGTTCGTGAAGGACGCGCAAGGTCTCATCGAGACGCTGATGGAATCGCTGGCGCCGGGCAGTTACCTGGCGCTCACCCTCGCCACCGGGGACCTCGCCCCCGAATCCGCGGCACTGGCGCGCGAATACACCGAGCGGGGCATCCCCATGTATCTGCGCACCCGGGCCGAGGTGGAGGCCCTGTTCACCGGGCTCGACCTGGCCGAACCGGGCGTGGTGCCGATGACGTCCTGGCGGCCGGCCGACGGTGTGGTCCCGCCGGAGAACGGGACGAACATGTACGCGGGAGTGGCCCGTAAGCCCTGA
- a CDS encoding DUF7677 family protein, with the protein MEHLSVDVRASLRLFAFYLANGTLDLDLLEGFDYRSTVFHSGSSLEQVFAIYSNVLQIDTDGMVLNDGDAQYRVAQWVRVCCDPSYRVEPPFDAWETELHL; encoded by the coding sequence GTGGAACATCTTTCTGTCGACGTGCGCGCTTCGCTCCGGCTCTTCGCTTTCTACTTGGCGAACGGCACCCTCGACCTGGACCTGCTCGAAGGGTTTGACTATCGCTCGACCGTTTTTCACTCCGGCTCCTCGTTGGAACAGGTCTTCGCGATCTATAGCAATGTGCTGCAAATCGACACCGACGGCATGGTGCTGAACGACGGAGACGCGCAGTACCGGGTCGCGCAGTGGGTCCGAGTGTGCTGCGACCCGAGCTATCGGGTCGAGCCGCCCTTCGATGCCTGGGAGACGGAGCTCCATCTCTGA
- a CDS encoding pyridoxal-phosphate dependent enzyme, which translates to MTNALPVTLDDVRDAAAQIKGVAHRTPVLRSRTLDRLVGAEVHLKCENFQRIGAFKFRGAYNAASRLSPEQVAKGIAAYSSGNHAQAVALAAKELGTTAVILMPEDTPQSKLDATAGYGAEVVTYDRYTGDRVAIGEALAADRGLALIPPYEHPHVIAGQGTAALELIEEAGDLDALVVPVGGGGLMAGSATVAKGLRDRIRVIGVEPEAGDDTKRSLEAGRRVSIPVPRTIADGQAADIPGELTFSVNQRLVDGIDLVTDDQIRDAMRFAFERLKIVIEPSGATGLAALLAGRVDRLPQRVGVIISGGNIGASRFAELCGN; encoded by the coding sequence ATGACGAACGCACTGCCGGTCACCCTCGACGACGTCCGCGACGCCGCCGCGCAGATCAAGGGCGTGGCCCACCGCACCCCCGTGCTGCGCTCACGCACCCTGGACCGGCTCGTCGGCGCGGAGGTGCACCTCAAGTGCGAGAACTTCCAGCGGATCGGCGCCTTCAAGTTCCGTGGCGCCTACAACGCGGCCTCCCGGCTGTCGCCGGAGCAGGTGGCCAAGGGTATCGCCGCGTACTCCTCGGGCAACCACGCGCAGGCCGTCGCCCTCGCCGCGAAGGAGCTGGGCACCACCGCGGTGATCCTGATGCCGGAGGACACCCCGCAGTCGAAGCTGGACGCCACCGCCGGCTACGGCGCCGAGGTCGTCACCTACGACCGTTACACCGGCGACCGCGTCGCCATCGGTGAGGCACTGGCCGCCGACCGCGGCCTCGCGCTCATCCCTCCGTACGAGCACCCGCACGTCATCGCGGGACAGGGCACCGCCGCACTCGAACTGATCGAGGAAGCGGGCGATCTCGACGCCCTGGTGGTGCCGGTCGGCGGTGGTGGGCTGATGGCGGGCAGTGCGACCGTCGCCAAGGGCCTGCGGGACCGTATCCGGGTGATCGGAGTGGAACCGGAGGCCGGGGACGACACGAAGAGGTCCCTGGAGGCGGGCAGGCGGGTGTCCATCCCCGTTCCGCGCACCATCGCCGACGGCCAGGCGGCAGACATCCCCGGCGAGTTGACCTTCTCCGTCAACCAGCGGCTGGTCGACGGCATCGACCTGGTGACCGACGACCAGATCCGTGACGCCATGCGGTTCGCGTTCGAACGCCTGAAGATCGTCATCGAGCCCAGTGGCGCCACCGGGCTTGCCGCTCTGCTGGCGGGCCGCGTCGACCGCCTCCCGCAGCGCGTCGGGGTGATCATTTCGGGCGGCAACATCGGCGCCAGCCGGTTCGCCGAACTCTGCGGGAACTGA